The Arsenophonus apicola genome includes a window with the following:
- a CDS encoding Rpn family recombination-promoting nuclease/putative transposase: MLMKKILSHHDHLFKKFLGDITIARDFLEIHLPENIRKLCDFKTLAMESGSFIEPTLRSHCSDMLYSVQTTTGKGYIYTLIEHQSRPEKLMAFRLLRYSVAAMHQHLEQGNDTLPVVIPLLFYQGKTSPYPYSTEWMNCFADPELAKSVYTQAFPLVDITAIPDEEIVKHKRVALMELVMKHIRARDMLEFSQEIASLLNQYVIQPELFKGLMYYIVERGNTSDATQFLHQIAEKADDYREVVMTIAEQLRREGEHKGIQKGMQEGIQKGKLEGLQEGEKQASLKIARQLLEKGVERDIVKLSTGLTDAELRNLFKD, from the coding sequence GTGTTGATGAAAAAAATACTCTCCCACCATGACCATTTGTTTAAAAAATTTTTAGGTGATATCACCATTGCTCGAGATTTTCTGGAAATTCATTTGCCTGAAAACATAAGAAAATTGTGTGATTTTAAAACACTAGCAATGGAATCAGGGAGTTTTATTGAGCCAACCCTGCGTAGTCACTGCTCTGATATGCTCTATTCTGTGCAAACAACAACAGGAAAAGGGTACATTTACACTTTAATCGAACATCAGAGCCGGCCAGAAAAATTAATGGCATTCAGATTATTGCGCTACAGCGTAGCCGCAATGCATCAACATCTGGAACAGGGAAATGATACTTTGCCCGTGGTGATACCATTACTGTTTTATCAAGGTAAAACGTCGCCGTATCCTTACAGCACGGAATGGATGAATTGCTTTGCTGACCCAGAGCTGGCAAAATCAGTTTATACTCAAGCATTTCCTTTGGTTGACATTACCGCTATCCCTGATGAGGAAATTGTCAAACATAAACGCGTTGCACTGATGGAGTTAGTGATGAAGCATATTCGTGCGCGGGATATGCTAGAATTTAGTCAAGAGATAGCTAGTTTATTAAATCAGTATGTAATACAGCCTGAGTTGTTTAAGGGATTAATGTATTATATTGTAGAACGAGGAAATACTTCTGATGCCACCCAATTTTTGCATCAGATTGCGGAGAAAGCAGATGATTATCGGGAGGTCGTAATGACCATTGCAGAACAGTTACGTCGAGAAGGCGAACATAAGGGTATTCAAAAAGGTATGCAAGAAGGTATTCAGAAAGGCAAGCTGGAAGGCCTTCAGGAAGGTGAAAAACAAGCATCCCTAAAGATTGCACGTCAACTTCTTGAAAAGGGCGTAGAGCGAGACATAGTCAAACTATCAACGGGTCTCACTGATGCTGAATTAAGAAACCTGTTTAAAGACTAA